ACGAAAAGTTACGGCAGATAGAAACCTTTAAACCCCGCGCTGATTTAGTGAAATAGGTAGTGGTTAGTAGTTAGTGGATAGTGGATAGTAGTTAGTAGAAAATACAACTACCAACTACCAATCATCTGCTGGGCAGTTGGTTGGGTTTAGAATATTAGAAAAAACTTTATCGCCAAGTGACTCAAACAGCCGTGAATAAGAATGGGGCAATGCCACAAAGCAGCGAACCGACCTATTACTCCCTGCTAGGACTGCATCCCTCCGCCTCGGCAATCGAAATCCGTCGCGCTTACCGGGAACTGAGCAAGCACTATCATCCAGATACGACAAAATTGCCCACTCCTGTAGCTACTGCCAAATTTCAGCAACTTAACGAGGCGTACGCCACCCTCAGCAGTCCAGAACGGAGATTTAGCTACGACCTGAAAATTGGTTATTCGCGCTTTGGGGTGATCCAACCACCCCCCGACTTGAATCATCCTGTTTCCTATTCCTACGACTGGTCGAAATCAGCTTACCTTGATGCCAGCGATCGCCCCCTCTCAACTGGCGAAATCTTTGCTTTGTTTATTCTGGGACTGACATTTTTAACTTGCTTGCTGCTAGTGATCGCGATCGGTTTAACCCGTGGTGAGGCTGCCTTCCAAACGCAACTGCTACAAAATACCCCAGCAGTACAACAA
The sequence above is a segment of the Mastigocladopsis repens PCC 10914 genome. Coding sequences within it:
- a CDS encoding J domain-containing protein; translated protein: MPQSSEPTYYSLLGLHPSASAIEIRRAYRELSKHYHPDTTKLPTPVATAKFQQLNEAYATLSSPERRFSYDLKIGYSRFGVIQPPPDLNHPVSYSYDWSKSAYLDASDRPLSTGEIFALFILGLTFLTCLLLVIAIGLTRGEAAFQTQLLQNTPAVQQRDISISQPTPPILLS